The following proteins come from a genomic window of Venturia canescens isolate UGA chromosome 4, ASM1945775v1, whole genome shotgun sequence:
- the LOC122408954 gene encoding uncharacterized protein, which translates to MDHCKARLHTSAITDEVLFATNNHTHGSDTAGIAVEKIKNQLKKRAVESVETPAQLLSTALAGTSTAVQGQIRPDAMRKIVQRKRRNFQRVPPCPLDLKSLVLPESYTQYRISDDETILFLLGDTGNDDESRILLFGREDAKEWSHLMKKIYIDGTFKLAPPLFEQVFVILVERERFVFPVLYALLPNKRETTYCSLFRLIKTVWPNFEPESVSVDYEMAIINAVTEHFPTAAIRGCLFHLAQNIKRKLGREHLLAQ; encoded by the coding sequence GTTTTGTTCGCGACAAACAATCATACGCACGGGAGTGATACTGCAGGAATCGccgtggaaaaaataaaaaaccaattaaaaaaacgagCTGTGGAAAGTGTTGAGACTCCAGCACAATTATTGTCTACGGCACTGGCAGGAACATCGACTGCAGTTCAAGGGCAGATACGTCCCGATGCCATGCGCAAAATTGTGCAGCGTAAAAGGCGCAATTTTCAACGTGTACCACCGTGTCCACTCGACCTTAAGTCTCTCGTTTTGCCGGAATCATACACGCAGTATCGGATATCGGACgacgaaacaattttatttcttttgggCGATACCGGAAATGACGATGAGAGTCGAATTTTACTATTCGGTCGAGAAGATGCCAAAGAATGGAGCCATttgatgaagaaaatttatatcgatGGCACTTTCAAACTGGCCCCTCCATTGTTTGAGCAAGTGTTCGTTATCCTGGTCGAACGTGAAAGATTTGTATTTCCCGTTCTATATGCTCTTCTGCCcaataaaagagaaacgacGTATTGTTCTCTCTTCCGTCTGATTAAAACGGTTTGGCCTAATTTCGAGCCGGAAAGTGTCTCGGTTGACTATGAGATGGCCATCATCAATGCCGTTACGGAACACTTCCCAACTGCGGCAATTCGGGGTTGCCTTTTTCACTTGGCGCAAAACATAAAAAGAAAGCTGGGCAGAGAACACTTGCTGGCGCAATAA